The Deinococcus sp. KSM4-11 genome contains the following window.
GTTCCTCGACCGTGTCTGTACCGCGTCGCAGCGCTGAAGGATTCCTTCATCGATTCGTCAGGTAAAGACCATGTGGCGAAAAAGAGCGAATTTATGGGCATCTCAGGGTTGACCATCCTATGCTCATATGAGTATCATCCGTCTGATCTGACTTTTTCGAGACCACCAGGGATCGAGGGTCAGGTTGCGCGAGCGGAGCACCACGTGACACAGGTCGTGACCGGGAGAGGAAACCCGGCAACTCGCCCCACCGTCATGCTCAGGGTCACCGAACTGTTCCCCGCGCGCGACACTTTTTGGGGGTTCCATATGAAGAAAAGCCTGCTCATTCTCACCGCTGCACTGTCGTTCGGCATGGCGTCCGCCCAGACGGAAGCGCCTGCCAGCGCGCCCCAAGTGCCCAACCTGACCGACGTTCCCGCCGGTCACTGGGCCAAGGACGCGATCGACAAGCTCGTCAGCCGCGGCATCATCCTGGGCTACCCCGACGGTACGTACCGCGGCACCCAGAACCTGACGCGCTACGAAGCGGCCGTCATCATCGCCCGCCTGTTGGATCAGATCCGCACGGGCGAAACCCCGGCCAGCAGCATCGACGCCGACACCCTGGCCGCGCTGCAGAACGCCATCCAGGAACTCGCCGCCGACCTCGCCGCCCTGGGCGTGCGTGTCAGCGACCTGGAAGACAACGCCGTCAGCAAGGACGACTTCACCCGCCTGGAAAACCGCGTCGAGGAAGTCGCCGCGAGCCAGGGCGACGCCGAAGCCCTCGCCAACCTGCAGTCCCAGATCGACGAGCTGACCTCCCGCGCCGACGACTACGACACCCTGCGTGCCGACGTCGACGACAACGCCAGCTCCATCGCCGCCCTGAACGACCTCACCGTGCTGCTGAACCAGGACATCCTGAACCTGCAGGATCGCGTGAGCGCCGTTGAAGCCGCCCAGGCCGACCTAGTGCAGCGCGCCGACTTCGACGCCCTGTCCGGCCGCGTGGGCACCGTGGAAACCAAGGTCACGAGCCTTGACAACCGCGTCACGCAGCTCGAGAAGTACGCCTTCTCCATCAAGCCCAGCCTGAGTGCCACGTACTATGTGGCCCGCAGCAGCCGCGACATGGACTTCGACCGTCTGCTCCCCGGCACCGTGTTCAGCACGGGTGACGACGGCGACGCCGACACCAGCGACGCGCCCCGCGACTACGCCGACATGACCGGCAGCGCCGTGGCCGTGGGCGACACCACCGCCAACCACGCGCCCGCCGCGAGCAACTTCTACGGCTTCAGTACTGAAGCGATCGTCGACACCAACGGTGACGGCGTGCCCGACACCATCACCGGCCCCGCCGTGAACGTCGAAGGCTCCACCAGCATCGACTTCAGCATCGACTTCACCAACAGCGGGAAGCTCAACAGCACCAAGAGCGGCGTGACCGGGGCCTACGTGCCCAGCGCCGGTGCCCTGAACGTGAACGCGGTGGACATCAGCTTCGGCATCAAGGCCGGTCTGCCCAGCAACGATTACATCAGCGCGGCCGACTACGCCAACTACCCGGATGTCTACGACTCCAACAGCGGCATCACCTACCGCCCCCTGTTCTTCTACTTCAACAACGCGACCGCCTACTTCACTATCGGCAACGCGCCCGTCACGGTCCGCTTTGGCCAGGCCCTGAAGTTCCACTTCTCCGATTACATCGGTGACAACGACACTACCGGTCGCGGCGACGGCTTCATCGTCGACGTCGACGGCAGCACCGTGCCCGTGATCGGCGCCTTCAAGCCCACGCTGGAGTTCGTGTACGGCAGCAAGGGCGGGGCGAACGGCGATTACCAGTACTACCGCGGTGTGCGTGCCACCATCACCCCCTTCGGTAACCTGAAGGCTGGCATCAATGTGCTCAACGAGGGCCTCGACTACTCTGGCTTCGCCCTGGGTGCTGCTGGCCCCACCGACATCACAGACTTCGGCGCTGACCTGCACGGCACGCTCGGCGGCTTCCAGCTCGACAGCGAATACGCCCAGAGCCGCATCACCGACGCGGGTGTGACCAGCAATGAGCGCGCCTTCTATGCTAAGACCTCAGGCAGCCTCGGCCCGATCAAGATCTACGGCCTGAACTACCGCACCATCAGCGCGGGCTACGACAAGACCGCCGGCATCATGGAAGCGGATCCCACCGATACCGACAACGGCAGCACTGCGCCCTACGCGGCGGATCAGGCTGGCTTCGGCATCAAGGTTGGTGCGACCCTGGGCCCCGTGTCGGTCGGCGTCTACAACGACAACCAGACTGCCTACGGCGTCAGCCCCTTCGCGACCGCCAATGGTGAACCCACGGCCATCGTGGAACGTGGTGCGGGTGCTAAGGTCAGCCTGTTCAACCTGGTGACTGTGCGCGCCGCCTACGGCGAGTACCTGGCGGGCAGCAATGCTGGCCTGGGCGCTCCTTACGACGGTGAACAGGGCGCACGTTACTCCGTCCGTGCGGACGTCACGCCTGGCCTGGGGATCGGCATCGGCGTGTACTACCGCAACTTGACCATCAATGGTGCCAAGGCTCAGGACGATGCTGGCCTGTTCTCCAACGGCAAGTACAACAGCTACTTCCCCCTGACCAGCAACGACTTCACGGATCAGAGCGGCTGTGGCGACCAGCACCCCGGTATCAAGAGCACCGATACCGACGGCGTAGGACGCGCCCTGACCTTCACGCAGAATAGCTTCGCGGACTCGTACTGCTACAGCGAGTACGGTGTGGATCTGACCCACAACGGCAAGGACGCCAATGCCCTGGTCAAGGATCTGTCCTTCCGCGTCGGTTACGCGGGCCGTTACCGTAATTACACTGGTACCTACTCCAACAGCTTCATCTTTGGTGACGTGCTGTACGGCAAGAAGCTCGGTGCCTTCCAGGTCGACGTTAAGGGTGCCTTCGGTGTAAGCCGCTACACCGACGATGAACGAAACGGTACTGGTGCTGCCGGGATTGATGTCACTGCAGCCAACGGCGCAGCGAACAGCACATCTTTCGCTGCCGGCCTGAAGGTCGCGTCCGATCCGCTGGACATCATCTTTAAGCCCAGCTTCGAAGGTCAGCTCGGCTACTACAGCCGGAGCTATGACTACGGCGCTGCTGCTGATGCCGCGCATACCGACTACACGGCGACCGGCCTGAAGTACGTGGTGGGCGTCAAGCTCAACGACTTCCTGATGCCCAACACCAAGCTGGCCGTGTACTACGCCGGCTACCGTGGCCAGAACCGCGTGTACCAGCCCTACGCCTACACGACCAACGTCGTCAACGGGGGCAGTGACCTCGCGGGCCGTTTCGCCGATGCCAACACCGGCGCGATTGTCAGCCAGTCGCTGCTGTACGTGGAAGGCAACTACTACGACCTGTCCGTCGGCTACGGTGCGGGCAAGCTGTCGCTGCGCGACGCCGCTGGCACGCCCATCGTTCCGGACGCTGCGGGCTCCGTCTTCAAGATCAACTACAAGGTCACCTTCTAACCGAAGTCCTGACCGTGTACAGAGCCCCCGCTTCGGCGGGGGTTTTTGCTGTCTATGCGTGCCTGTGGCTATGTATGGGCAGGGACGGGCGGTACCCAGCGGCTACACTTGAAGCATGTTGCCTGTCTTCGGCCACCTGAATCCCGATACGGACGCGATCACGTCCGCGCTCGTCTACGCCCGCTTGCTGACCCGCCAGGGGACGGAGGCCCGCGCGTACCGACTGGGCGACCTGAACTTCGAGACGCCCTTCGTGTTGCGGGAAGCGGGTATAGATGCCCCCGAACTGCTCACGCTACTGCCTGCCGGCGCGGCGGTGGCGCTGGTCGATCACAACGAGTCCTCACAGTCCCTGCCGAATCTGGCTGAGCTGATGGTCACGCACGTCGTCGATCACCACAAGCTGGGCAACCTCAGCACGTCCCAGCCGCCCTACCTGCGATTCGAGCCGGTCGGCTGCACGGCCACCCTCCTGCTGAAGCTGCACCGAGAGGCGAACCTCACGGTGGAACCGCTCGACGCGAAGCTGATGCTGAGTGCGATCCTGAGCGACACCCTGCACTTCCGCAGTCCCACGACCACCCAGGACGACCGGGAGGCCGTGGCGTTCCTCGCGCCCATCGCGGGTGTGAACGACGTGGAGGCGTATGCGCTGGCGATGTTCGCCGCCAAGAGCGACCTGGGCGACACGCCCGCCGAGCAGCTCCTGAAGATGGATTACAAGGTCTTCCCGTTCGGCGAGCCCGCACAGCACTGGGGGCTGGGCGTGATCGAGACGACCAATCCCGCCTATGTGTTCGGGCGACAGGCCGAACTGCTGGCCGCCATGACCGCCGCCAAGGCGCAGGACGGTCTGGACGGAGTCCTGCTGAGCGTGGTGGACATCCTGAACGAGACCAACCGCATGCTGGTGCCCGACGATGCCGAGGCCGCCGTGGTGCGCGCGGCCTTTGGGGCACAGACGCAGGATCATGTGGCGGATCTGGGCAGCCGGATCAGCCGCAAGAAGCAGATCGTGCCCGCGCTGGAGAAGCACTTCGCGTCGTAAGCGAGCGGAGCAGGCCGGGGCCGGAATGCGGGTGTTCCGGCCCCGGCCTCTATCCTGGCGGGCATGACCCTTGGCGATGACCTGTCCTGGCTGTTCGCGCAGCAACGCTTTGGTGTGCGGCCCGGCCTGGAGCGTGTACGTGCCCTGCTGGCCCGGCTGGGTGAGCCGCAGGACGCGTACCGCGTCATTCTTGTGGGTGGAACGAACGGCAAGGGCAGCACCGCCGCGACCCTGGCCGCCATGCTGCGGGCCAGCGGCCTGTACGTGGGCCTGTTCACCAGTCCGCACCTGACGCGCTTCACCGAGCGCTTCCTGGTCGACGGCGCGGAGCTTCCGGAAGCGGTCGTGCAGGAGGCCCTGGCCCGGCTGCGTCCGGTGGCTGTGGAGCTGGAGGCGACCTTCTTCGAGATCGTGACGGCCCTGGGGGTGCTGCTGTTCGCGGAGGCTGGGGTGCAGGTGGCCGTCATGGAGGTCGGCCTGGGCGGTCGCCTGGACGCCACGAACGCCCTGAATCCTGAACTGAGCGTGGTCACAAACGTCGCCCTCGACCATACCGAGATCCTGGGGAAGACCCGCGAGGCCATCGCGACCGAGAAGGCCGGCATCCTGCGTGCCGGGCGGCCCGCCGTGACGGGAGTAGACATGACCCTGCTGCCGACCCTGCTGCAACGCGGCGCGGACGTCTGGGCGTTCGGCTGGCACTTCGGCGCGCAGGTGCAGCCTCTGGGCTGGGCGGGCTCCGACGTGACCGTCAGCACGCCCCGACAGACGCTGGTGTTCCGCACGCCGCTGCTGGGCGAGCATGGAGCGCGGAATGCGGCGCTGGCCGCTGTGGCGGCCTTTCGCCTGGGTGTGAGTCCGGACGCGATCCGCCAGGGCGCGGCGGCGACGGTCTGGCCGGGCCGCCTGGAGGTCGTGTCCTGGCGTGGTGGGCGCGTGCTGCTCGACGGCGCGCACAACCCGGCCGGCGCCGAGGCCCTGGCCGCTGCCCTGCGGGCGCTGGGCGTGGATCGACTGCCCATCGTCTTCGGTGCAGCGGGCGACAAGGACGTGAGCGGCGTGGCGGCGGCCCTGCATCCTCTGGCCGCGCAGGTCATCCTGACGCGCGCGGTGCTCAGCCCACGCGCGGCCGATCCGGCGACGCTGGCGCCGCTGTTCCCCGGCGTGTCAGTCACGCTGACCGACTCGCCGCAGCAGGCTCTGGCTGTCCTGGCCGAGCTGCACGCCCCCCTGGCCCTGGTGTGCGGCAGCCTGTATCTGATCGGCGAGGTGCGGCCCCTGCTCCTCAATGAGGCGGGCGAGGCGCGGGAGCGCTGGCAGTAGCGGACGGGTCGGTAAGCCGAATGGCGGAGCGCGGAAGGCCGGGCGGTAGCCTCTGGGGCATGACCGACACGTCCATGCAGGGCCTGCGCCGCCGCCTGGCCCAGATCAGCGACCTCCACTCGGCCGCCAGCCTGCTGTCCTGGGAACAGGAAACGATGATGCCTCCCGAAGCGGCCCGCGTGCGGGGGCTGCAACTCTCCACGCTGGCGGGCCTCGCGCACGAACAGTTCACCGACGCGCAGACCGGCGAGCTGCTGACGGCGGCGCAGCCGTCCGGTGAGGTCGAGGAGGCCATCGTCCGGGTGGCCCGCCGCGACCACGCCAAGGCCACACGGTTGCCGACCGCGTTCATCGAGGAAAAGACCCGCGCCCAGAACGAGGCGCACCATGCCTGGCTGGAGGCGCGGCAGCACAGCGACTTCAAGACCTTCGCCCCGCACCTGCGCACCATGATCGACCTTGCCCGCCGCGAGGCAGACCTGCTGGGCTTCGAGGAACACCCGTACGACGCGCTGCTGGATGCCTACGAGCCCGGCATGCGGGCTGCGCAGGTTCGCGCCGTGTTCGACGACCTGCGCGACCGGACGCTGCCCCTGGTGCGGCGCATCACGGCGGCCGGGGACGCGGCGGATTACACGGTGCTCACGCGGCCCTTCCCGCACGAGGCGCAGAAAGCCTTCGCATGGGACATCGCCGGCCGTGCCTTTGGCCTGAGCAGCAAGTTCGCCCGGCAGGACGAGAGCGCGCACCCGTTCCAGTCGAACTTCAGCCGCAGCGACCTGCGCATCACGACCCGCGTGCAGGACTACTGGCCCACCTGCTGTTTCGGCACGTGGCATGAAACCGGGCACGCCATGTACGAGCGCGGTGTGTCCGAGCGCTGGGAGCGCACGCCCGTGTCGCGCGGCGCGAGCCTGGGCGTCCACGAGAGCCAGTCGCGGATGTTCGAGAACCTGCTGGGTCGCAGCCTGCCCTTCTGGGAACGCTACTTTCCTGACCTGGAAAAAGCTGCGCCGCAGGTCACCGCCGGTCTGGACGCCCGGAGCCTGTACCGCGCGGTGAACCGCGTGCAGCCCAGCCTGATCCGTGTGGAGGCCGACGAGGTCACGTACAACTTCCACACGCTGCTGCGCTTCGAGCTGGAACTCGCGCTGCTGGAAGGCACGCTGGCCGTGAACGACCTGCCCGGAGCGTGGAACGCGAAGATGCAGGAGTACCTGGGCCTGACGCCGCCGGACGACGCGCAGGGTGTCTTACAGGACATCCACTGGTCGGCGGGTCTGATCGGGTACTTCCCCACCTACACGCTGGGCAACCTCCTGAGCGTGCAACTGCTGGAGGCCGCGCAAGGTGACCCGGCGGTCGCGGCGGGCGTCGCACAGGCCGAATACGGCCCCCTGCTGGCGTGGCTCACCGAGCATGTCCACCAGTACGGCCGCAGCCTGACTCCCGGCGAACTGACCGAGCGGGCCACCGGCCGTCCCCTCAGCGCCGATCCCTACGTGGCGTACCTGCATGCGAAATACGAGGACATCTACGGCCTGACGTCGGCGAAGGAGTAAGGACAGCGTCACAGGGCCGAGGCACTTCAAGCCCTCGGCCATGTGACGCTCGATGTAGCGCTGCGCTCACGGCAGCCGGATCACTGGTTCCCGCACAGGCGGGCGGCACTGGCCGGGGCCGGTGGGGCGTGGCGGGGGCGTGGTCTGTGGCGTCGAGGGGCATGCCGGTGGGATGGGGGTGGCGTGGTTCATCGGGCCCTCCGTCAGGGGCAGAGACGGGCGCAGGACGTCCGTGGGCGGGACGTCCTGCGGGCGTGACGACGGGGAGTTGGGCTTAGACCGCCTGTTTGCGTTCGGCCTGCGTGATCAGGTAGGCGCGGGTGGAGTTCAGCCACTGCTGCGCGATCCCGATATTGGGGTGCTGGCGGTCACGCAGCGCCGCGCTGCCCAGCGACAGGTGGCGTTCGATGCGGCGCACGGCCCCCAGGCCGCCGTCGTTCTCGACCTCAATCAGGGTGTTGATGATCTTGGTGGGGTGGGCGTAACCGAGCCGGATGCTTTCAGCGATGGTATCCAGGGCGCGCATGGTGGGACTCCTTCCAGCCGGGGCGGGCTGCGAGGTGAATGAAATCGGATCGGGAGTAAATTCCTCTGCTGATTACGATCATAGCAGAGCGGTGGGGGACATGCAAGAATTCACACCCCCTTATTCTGTCTTGACCGTACTGAAAAGCAGTGTTACACTCCGACCAAGGCTGCCCGATTCTGCCCACAGGCAAACGCCACCAGAACAGGGAAGCCCAGGCGGCACGCCACCCCAAACCCGCGCCCAGCGCGGATAAGCGGGCGGTGAGGCCACGCCGCAGCCAAGGAGGTGACACATGAAATTGCACGAACGACTCCGCGAACTCCGTAGCGAACGCGGGCTGCGGCTCAAAGACGTCGCCGAGACCGCCGGGATCAGCGTCCCGTACCTCAGCGACCTCGAACGTGGCCGCACCAACCCCAGCCTGGAAACCCTCCAGACCCTCGCCGGGGCCTACGTCATCACGGTGCACGACCTGCTCGAAGGCGTCGAGTTCTACGGCGCGAGCACCGAGGGCGCCCTGCCCAAGGGACTGGCCGACCTGGTGGCCGACGCCACGCTCGGGCCGCAGATCACGCCCGACTGGGTTCGCACCCTGTCGCGCATTGAACTGCGCGGCAAGCGCCCTCGCGACAAGCAGGACTGGTACGAGATCTACCTGCATCTGAAACGCATCCTGAACTGAGCTGATCCTTCCTGTCCCCCTGCCGCGCTGGTGGGGGGATTTGACGTGTTCAGGCACCCCTCTGCCGGGCGCGGAGCTGACCCCCGCCCAGCGCACGTCGCGGCGAGGACGTGCGCGGATGGCCAAAACACTCTATGATGCTGGGCGGCATGTCGCGCGCCCGCTCCCTGGATGGAGGGGCTGCGCCCGACACGGCACAGTGAAGAAACAAGCGCGGCCCTCCGACCCAGCCCACCTGCGGTGGAACATGGGCGGACACCGGGGCGCAGACGGGAGAAGAACGTGGCAGAGCTGATGAGCAGGGATGGCAATAAGGTGGAATTCAAGGTTTCGGTGCCGGCCGCCGAAGTGAACCGGGCCTACGATCAGGTGTGGGCGGGCCTCTCGCGTGACGTGCGCGTGCCCGGCTTCCGCCCCGGCAAGGCTCCCCGCAAGGTCATCGAGGGCCGCGTCGGGAAGGGCTACGTCGAGCAGGAAGTCCGTGACCGCCTGCTGCAGACCCACTACACCCAGGCGGCACGCGAGCTGAAGCTCAGCCTGGTGGACGCCACCATCGACCCGCAGCCCCTCGCGAGCGGTCAGGCCTTCGAGTTCAAGGTCAGTGGCGAAACCTACCCCGAGGTCAAACTCAGTGACTGGAGCGCGGCCGAGCTGACCTCGACCTCGCCCGAGATCACCGACGAGGTGCTGGAACGCACCCTCAGCGACCTTCAGGAACGCAACGCCACCTTCGACAGCGTCGACCGGCCCATCGAGGCCACCGACCAGGTCACCATCGAGGAACAGGGCGAGGATGGCGGCACGTACCCCGTGTACCTCGACGTCGCGGAACCCCATGTCCGTGAGGCTCTGCTGGGCAAGGCCAAGGGCGACACCGTGGAGATCACCGTGCCCGCGCACCAGCACGGCGACCACGAGCACCCCGAGCACACCGTGACCGTGAAGATCATGGATGTCAAGACCAAGCAGCTTCAGGAACTCGGCGACGACTTTGCCAAGAGCCTGAACTTCGAGTCCATGGATCGCCTGCGCACCGACCTGCGGGACGAACTGCAGCGCCGCGCCGCGCAGGAAGGCGACAGCGCCCGCCGCGAGGAATTCATCAACCACCTCGTCGACGGCATGCAGGTCACCATTCCGCAGGCGCTGCTCGACCGCCGCCGCGAGGCCATGCTGGAGGAAATCCAGGACGACCTGGGTCGCCAGGGCGTGAAGTGGGGCGAGTACGAGGCCTTCATGAAGGAGCAGAACAAGCTCGACGACTTCATGGCGGATCTCGCCAAGAACGCCGAATCCCGCGTGAAGCGCGATCTGGCCCTGGAACAGCTGGCCGAGGATCTGAAAGTGCAGGTCAGTGACAGTGAGTTCAACCAGACCATGACCCTGCTGGCCCAGTCGAACAACCTGACGCCGCAGGCCCTGCAAAAGCAGCTCGGGCCGAACGGCATCAACTCTTACTACACCAGCCTGGTGCGCGAGAAGGGCCTCCAGCAGGCGCTGGGGCAGCTCGGCAAGGGCGCCCGGGACGCGGCGGCGCCCGCCGCCGATGAAGCCAAGCCAGCCGAAGCTGAGGAAACCCCGGCCGAAGACACCAAGACCGAAGAGTAAGCGCGAGAGCGCAGTGTGGGGGCGCGTCCTGCGGGACAGCGCCCCCGCTCGTTTGCGGAAATCCTGTCCGGAATGGAGCCGAACCGCTGTCGCTCGACAGGGACAGCCCTATGGCCGGGCGACCCGGCCTCGGTCGAGCGCCCGGGCGTTCCGTGGTCTCCTGTGCTGGGCCATCATGTGGGCGAGGCCGGTGGAAGCGGCGCTGTCGATCCCTCTTCCCACAGGCCCTGACCAGCCGCCTTTCGTTCACCCGCACCCGTCGAGTCGAGGAGACACCATGGCCCGTGACATCGTCTTCACCACCAGAGCGGCGCTGCCGCCGCCGACCTACAGCCAGGCGGTCAGGGCGGCCGGCCTGGTGTTCGTTTCCGGCACCGCGCCCACGGATCCTGGAACCGGTGCTCTTAAGGGCACCACCATCCAGGAGCAGACCCGGCAGTGTCTGACCAACATCCAGGCCATCCTGAAGGAGGCCGGCAGTTCCCTGGACAAGGTCGTCAGTGTGACGGTCGTCCTTGCGGACGAGGACGATTTTGCCGGCATGAACGAGGAGTGGCTGCGGTGGTTCCCCGTGGATCCGCCGGCCCGGCAGGGGGCCAAGTTGCCAGTGCGTGTTCCTGGCCTGAAGGTCTCCATTGCGGCCATTGCTGAAGCTTGATCCGGCCTGTGGGCGACGCTCATGTGCGTGGATGAGGGTGCAGAAGTCATCCGCCACCGCGTGAACTGAATTCATTGAACGGCCGTTCAATGAATGTTAGGGTGCAGGACATGACCGCCGCCCCGACTCCCAGCCCCAGTCCTCTGCGCTCCGGCATCGGCATCACGGCGCTGGGCGCGTACGTGCCCGAACGCATGGTGCCGAACACCTACTTTGAGGCGCACCTGGACACCACCGCCGAGTGGATCGAGTCGCGCAGCGGCATCCGGGAACGTCGCTTCGCCGCGCCGGACCAGACGACCAGCACCCTGGGCCTCCTGGCCGTGCGGGACCTGCTCGCCCACCGACCCGGCGCCCTGAAGGACGTGGACAGCGTGATCTGCGCGACCAGCAGCCCAGACGCAATGTTCCCCAGCACCGCTGCCCTGATCGCCCGCGAGGTCGGTCTGGGGGGCGCGGCGGCCATGGACCTGAGTGTGGCCTGCTCGGGCTTCGTGTACGCCCTGAGCGTCGCGTACGGTCTGGTCGCGGGCGGCGTGGCGCGGAACGTGCTGGTGGTCGGCGCAGAGGTCATGAGCCGCGTGGTCGATCCGGACGACCGCTCGACCGCGATCCTGTTCGGCGATGGAGCGGGCGCGGTCGTGGTCGGCCCCGTCCCCGACGGCTACGGCTTCCAGGCCTTCGAGCTCGGGGCGGACGCGGCGGGCGGCCCGAGCCTGTTCCTGCGGGGCGTGGCGCCGCAGCTGCCGGGCGGGACGCCCATGGGCGCTTACCTCACACAGAATGGCCGCGAGGTCTTCAAGTTCGCGGTGCGC
Protein-coding sequences here:
- a CDS encoding S-layer homology domain-containing protein encodes the protein MKKSLLILTAALSFGMASAQTEAPASAPQVPNLTDVPAGHWAKDAIDKLVSRGIILGYPDGTYRGTQNLTRYEAAVIIARLLDQIRTGETPASSIDADTLAALQNAIQELAADLAALGVRVSDLEDNAVSKDDFTRLENRVEEVAASQGDAEALANLQSQIDELTSRADDYDTLRADVDDNASSIAALNDLTVLLNQDILNLQDRVSAVEAAQADLVQRADFDALSGRVGTVETKVTSLDNRVTQLEKYAFSIKPSLSATYYVARSSRDMDFDRLLPGTVFSTGDDGDADTSDAPRDYADMTGSAVAVGDTTANHAPAASNFYGFSTEAIVDTNGDGVPDTITGPAVNVEGSTSIDFSIDFTNSGKLNSTKSGVTGAYVPSAGALNVNAVDISFGIKAGLPSNDYISAADYANYPDVYDSNSGITYRPLFFYFNNATAYFTIGNAPVTVRFGQALKFHFSDYIGDNDTTGRGDGFIVDVDGSTVPVIGAFKPTLEFVYGSKGGANGDYQYYRGVRATITPFGNLKAGINVLNEGLDYSGFALGAAGPTDITDFGADLHGTLGGFQLDSEYAQSRITDAGVTSNERAFYAKTSGSLGPIKIYGLNYRTISAGYDKTAGIMEADPTDTDNGSTAPYAADQAGFGIKVGATLGPVSVGVYNDNQTAYGVSPFATANGEPTAIVERGAGAKVSLFNLVTVRAAYGEYLAGSNAGLGAPYDGEQGARYSVRADVTPGLGIGIGVYYRNLTINGAKAQDDAGLFSNGKYNSYFPLTSNDFTDQSGCGDQHPGIKSTDTDGVGRALTFTQNSFADSYCYSEYGVDLTHNGKDANALVKDLSFRVGYAGRYRNYTGTYSNSFIFGDVLYGKKLGAFQVDVKGAFGVSRYTDDERNGTGAAGIDVTAANGAANSTSFAAGLKVASDPLDIIFKPSFEGQLGYYSRSYDYGAAADAAHTDYTATGLKYVVGVKLNDFLMPNTKLAVYYAGYRGQNRVYQPYAYTTNVVNGGSDLAGRFADANTGAIVSQSLLYVEGNYYDLSVGYGAGKLSLRDAAGTPIVPDAAGSVFKINYKVTF
- a CDS encoding manganese-dependent inorganic pyrophosphatase, encoding MLPVFGHLNPDTDAITSALVYARLLTRQGTEARAYRLGDLNFETPFVLREAGIDAPELLTLLPAGAAVALVDHNESSQSLPNLAELMVTHVVDHHKLGNLSTSQPPYLRFEPVGCTATLLLKLHREANLTVEPLDAKLMLSAILSDTLHFRSPTTTQDDREAVAFLAPIAGVNDVEAYALAMFAAKSDLGDTPAEQLLKMDYKVFPFGEPAQHWGLGVIETTNPAYVFGRQAELLAAMTAAKAQDGLDGVLLSVVDILNETNRMLVPDDAEAAVVRAAFGAQTQDHVADLGSRISRKKQIVPALEKHFAS
- a CDS encoding folylpolyglutamate synthase/dihydrofolate synthase family protein; amino-acid sequence: MTLGDDLSWLFAQQRFGVRPGLERVRALLARLGEPQDAYRVILVGGTNGKGSTAATLAAMLRASGLYVGLFTSPHLTRFTERFLVDGAELPEAVVQEALARLRPVAVELEATFFEIVTALGVLLFAEAGVQVAVMEVGLGGRLDATNALNPELSVVTNVALDHTEILGKTREAIATEKAGILRAGRPAVTGVDMTLLPTLLQRGADVWAFGWHFGAQVQPLGWAGSDVTVSTPRQTLVFRTPLLGEHGARNAALAAVAAFRLGVSPDAIRQGAAATVWPGRLEVVSWRGGRVLLDGAHNPAGAEALAAALRALGVDRLPIVFGAAGDKDVSGVAAALHPLAAQVILTRAVLSPRAADPATLAPLFPGVSVTLTDSPQQALAVLAELHAPLALVCGSLYLIGEVRPLLLNEAGEARERWQ
- a CDS encoding carboxypeptidase M32, translated to MTDTSMQGLRRRLAQISDLHSAASLLSWEQETMMPPEAARVRGLQLSTLAGLAHEQFTDAQTGELLTAAQPSGEVEEAIVRVARRDHAKATRLPTAFIEEKTRAQNEAHHAWLEARQHSDFKTFAPHLRTMIDLARREADLLGFEEHPYDALLDAYEPGMRAAQVRAVFDDLRDRTLPLVRRITAAGDAADYTVLTRPFPHEAQKAFAWDIAGRAFGLSSKFARQDESAHPFQSNFSRSDLRITTRVQDYWPTCCFGTWHETGHAMYERGVSERWERTPVSRGASLGVHESQSRMFENLLGRSLPFWERYFPDLEKAAPQVTAGLDARSLYRAVNRVQPSLIRVEADEVTYNFHTLLRFELELALLEGTLAVNDLPGAWNAKMQEYLGLTPPDDAQGVLQDIHWSAGLIGYFPTYTLGNLLSVQLLEAAQGDPAVAAGVAQAEYGPLLAWLTEHVHQYGRSLTPGELTERATGRPLSADPYVAYLHAKYEDIYGLTSAKE
- a CDS encoding helix-turn-helix domain-containing protein, with amino-acid sequence MKLHERLRELRSERGLRLKDVAETAGISVPYLSDLERGRTNPSLETLQTLAGAYVITVHDLLEGVEFYGASTEGALPKGLADLVADATLGPQITPDWVRTLSRIELRGKRPRDKQDWYEIYLHLKRILN
- the tig gene encoding trigger factor, giving the protein MAELMSRDGNKVEFKVSVPAAEVNRAYDQVWAGLSRDVRVPGFRPGKAPRKVIEGRVGKGYVEQEVRDRLLQTHYTQAARELKLSLVDATIDPQPLASGQAFEFKVSGETYPEVKLSDWSAAELTSTSPEITDEVLERTLSDLQERNATFDSVDRPIEATDQVTIEEQGEDGGTYPVYLDVAEPHVREALLGKAKGDTVEITVPAHQHGDHEHPEHTVTVKIMDVKTKQLQELGDDFAKSLNFESMDRLRTDLRDELQRRAAQEGDSARREEFINHLVDGMQVTIPQALLDRRREAMLEEIQDDLGRQGVKWGEYEAFMKEQNKLDDFMADLAKNAESRVKRDLALEQLAEDLKVQVSDSEFNQTMTLLAQSNNLTPQALQKQLGPNGINSYYTSLVREKGLQQALGQLGKGARDAAAPAADEAKPAEAEETPAEDTKTEE
- a CDS encoding RidA family protein, whose protein sequence is MARDIVFTTRAALPPPTYSQAVRAAGLVFVSGTAPTDPGTGALKGTTIQEQTRQCLTNIQAILKEAGSSLDKVVSVTVVLADEDDFAGMNEEWLRWFPVDPPARQGAKLPVRVPGLKVSIAAIAEA
- a CDS encoding beta-ketoacyl-ACP synthase III: MTAAPTPSPSPLRSGIGITALGAYVPERMVPNTYFEAHLDTTAEWIESRSGIRERRFAAPDQTTSTLGLLAVRDLLAHRPGALKDVDSVICATSSPDAMFPSTAALIAREVGLGGAAAMDLSVACSGFVYALSVAYGLVAGGVARNVLVVGAEVMSRVVDPDDRSTAILFGDGAGAVVVGPVPDGYGFQAFELGADAAGGPSLFLRGVAPQLPGGTPMGAYLTQNGREVFKFAVRMLGDCADAAMRRAGLPDSAIDWLIPHQANVRIIEAAVQRLGLPLSRTVVNLDRYGNTSSASVPLALAEGVRDGRVQDGQQLVLAGFGGGLSWGAAAMKWWGGASE